In a genomic window of Brassica rapa cultivar Chiifu-401-42 chromosome A10, CAAS_Brap_v3.01, whole genome shotgun sequence:
- the LOC103832488 gene encoding uncharacterized protein LOC103832488 has translation MSGGVGPTYNDIALPKDEHHHAVGKTTGFFSFRQLNVLAIILVLSASGLVTIIDFLFALLTFIYFFFIAKVVFPPHENPNRDAPLTSSTNKFFRFYVACAGIVGLLLPICYIFEGLLEDDKRGVSAAAPHVFLLASQVFMEGLAATFGFSSPARILVPIVYNARRVLTLVEWIMDEFSRESPASGTGVGTVSERRMLAGKVLSAVNLGVWSFNLFGVLIPVYLPRAFKRYYGSSKEN, from the coding sequence ATGTCTGGAGGTGTCGGTCCGACTTATAACGACATAGCCTTGCCAAAAGACGAACACCATCACGCTGTCGGAAAAACCACCGGATTCTTTTCGTTCCGGCAACTAAACGTCCTTGCAATAATCCTCGTCCTCTCCGCAAGCGGTCTCGTCACAATAATAGATTTTCTATTCGCACTCCTCACCTTCATCTACTTCTTCTTCATCGCCAAAGTAGTCTTCCCTCCACACGAGAATCCGAACCGAGACGCGCCTCTCACAAGCTCCACCAACAAGTTTTTCCGTTTCTATGTAGCTTGCGCGGGGATCGTGGGGCTCTTACTTCCCATCTGCTACATCTTCGAAGGACTCCTCGAGGACGATAAACGCGGTGTGAGCGCAGCTGCTCCGCACGTGTTCCTTCTGGCGAGTCAGGTTTTCATGGAGGGATTAGCGGCCACGTTTGGCTTCTCTTCTCCGGCTCGGATCCTCGTACCCATCGTTTACAACGCTAGGAGGGTCCTTACTCTCGTGGAGTGGATTATGGACGAGTTCTCAAGGGAATCTCCAGCGTCTGGCACGGGGGTGGGGACGGTTTCTGAGCGGCGGATGCTTGCCGGGAAAGTTTTGTCGGCGGTGAACTTAGGGGTTTGGTCGTTTAATCTCTTTGGTGTTCTGATCCCGGTTTATCTACCCAGAGCTTTTAAGAGGTATTACGGTTCCAGCAAGGAGAATTGA
- the LOC103832477 gene encoding uncharacterized protein LOC103832477 — protein MRNSVETVNAAATAIVTAESRVQPSSVQKRRWGNCWSLNSCFGSQKNNTRIGNAVLVPEPIASGAPAISIQNSTTSIAPPSSPASFLQSDPSSVSHTPVGPLSHTFSPKEPQSVFSAGPYANETQPVTPPVFSALITEPSTASFTPPPESSLHITTPSSPEVPFAQLLTSSLELTRRDSSGTNQKFSSSHYEFRSNQVCPGSPGGGNLISPGSVVSNSGTSSPYPGKSPMVEFRIGEPPKFLGFEHFTARKWGSRFGSGSITPVGHGSGMGSGALTPNGPGMVSGNNTAWPQISEVESLANSDHGSEVIVADHRVSFELTGEDVARCLASKLNRSHDRMNNNDRIEKDERRSIERLSGDRETEQQRIHQLSSSSVGSSKEFKFDNTKEESSEKVAGNSWSFFPGLRS, from the exons ATGAGAAACAGCGTTGAGACTGTGAACGCAGCCGCTACCGCCATCGTCACCGCCGAGTCTCGTGTTCAGCCCTCGTCTGTTCAG AAGAGAAGGTGGGGAAACTGTTGGAGCTTAAACTCTTGTTTTGGATCTCAAAAGAACAACACACGGATTGGTAACGCCGTCCTAGTACCTGAACCCATTGCATCCGGAGCTCCGGCGATTTCAATCCAAAACTCAACCACTTCGATAGCACCTCCTTCGTCTCCAGCGTCGTTTCTTCAGTCTGATCCCTCATCTGTCTCTCATACCCCTGTCGGTCCACTCTCTCATACATTCTCCCCTAAGGAACCTCAATCCGTCTTCTCTGCTGGACCATACGCTAACGAAACTCAACCCGTCACTCCTCCGGTCTTCTCCGCATTGATAACCGAACCATCCACTGCCTCTTTCACTCCACCTCCGGAATCATCACTCCATATAACCACGCCTTCTTCCCCTGAAGTTCCCTTTGCTCAGTTGCTTACATCTTCCTTGGAGCTTACTCGGAGGGATAGCAGCGGGACGAATCAAAAGTTCTCGTCTTCACACTACGAGTTTCGGTCCAACCAAGTGTGTCCGGGGAGTCCTGGTGGCGGTAACTTAATCTCCCCTGGCTCAGTGGTTTCAAACTCCGGTACTTCTTCTCCTTACCCCGGTAAATCACCCATGGTTGAGTTTCGTATCGGTGAGCCTCCAAAGTTCCTTGGTTTTGAGCATTTCACTGCTCGTAAATGGGGATCCAGGTTTGGTTCTGGGTCAATCACCCCTGTTGGCCACGGTTCAGGGATGGGTTCAGGGGCACTGACACCTAACGGTCCAGGGATGGTTTCTGGAAACAACACTGCATGGCCACAGATCTCTGAGGTCGAGTCTCTAGCTAATTCCGATCATGGGTCTGAAGTCATTGTAGCGGATCACAGAGTCTCTTTTGAGTTAACAGGCGAGGACGTTGCCCGTTGTCTTGCTAGCAAGCTGAACAGATCGCATGACAGAATGAACAACAATGACCGGATTGAGAAAGATGAGAGAAGAAGCATAGAGAGATTGTCAGGAGATAGAGAGACCGAACAGCAGAGGATCCATCAGCTCAGTTCCTCGTCGGTTGGATCTAGCAAAGAATTCAAATTTGATAACACGAAAGAAGAGAGTAGTGAGAAAGTCGCGGGGAACAGCTGGAGTTTCTTCCCGGGGTTACGATCTTAA
- the LOC103832466 gene encoding protein DETOXIFICATION 16: MREERETGNNVLSWPLIGEKEKKSSVKEEVKKQLWLSGPLIGVSLLQFCLQVISVMFVGHLGSLPLSAASIATSFASVTGFSFLMGTASALDTLCGQSFGAKMYGMLGIQMQRAMFVLTLLSVPISIIWFNTEHLLLFVGQDKSIATLAGSYARFMIPSIFAYGLLQCFNRFLQAQNNVFPVVICSGITTCLHVLLCWVLVLKSGLGFKGAAVANTISYWLNVVLLFCYVKLSPSCSLTWTGFSKEALHDILPFMRLAIPSALMVCLEMWSFELLVLLSGLLPNPVLETSVLSICLNTAGTVWMIPFGLSGAASTRVSNELGAGNPRVAKLAVRVVICIAIAESIVIGLVLILIRNIWGMAYSSEPEVVTYVASLMPILALGNFLDSLQCVLSGVARGCGWQKIGAFINLGSYYFVGVPSGLLLGFHFHVGGRGLWLGIICALVVQVICLSLVTVFTNWDEEAKKATKRVESSSGVRDAPPMDP, translated from the exons ATGAGGGAAGAGAGAGAAACAGGAAATAATGTATTATCATGGCCTCTAAtcggagagaaagagaagaaaagtaGTGTAAAAGAAGAAGTGAAGAAGCAGCTATGGCTATCGGGTCCACTAATCGGCGTCAGTCTTCTTCAGTTTTGCCTTCAAGTCATCTCTGTCATGTTCGTCGGCCATCTTGGCTCTCTTCCTCTTTCTGCTGCCTCCATCGCCACCTCTTTTGCCTCCGTCACCGGCTTCAGTTTCCTC ATGGGAACAGCAAGTGCGTTAGATACCCTTTGTGGCCAATCATTCGGAGCAAAGATGTATGGAATGTTGGGGATACAAATGCAAAGAGCAATGTTTGTTCTTACACTACTCTCTGTTCCTATCTCCATCATTTGGTTTAACACAGAACACCTTCTTCTCTTCGTCGGACAAGACAAATCCATTGCTACACTCGCTGGCTCCTACGCAAGATTCATGATCCCAAGCATATTTGCCTATGGTCTACTTCAATGCTTTAACAGGTTTTTGCAGGCACAAAACAATGTGTTTCCTGTGGTCATCTGCTCTGGAATCACCACCTGTCTTCATGTCCTCCTATGTTGGGTCTTGGTTTTGAAATCCGGTTTAGGTTTTAAAGGAGCTGCTGTGGCTAACACTATCTCGTATTGGCTTAATGTCGTACTCTTGTTCTGTTACGTAAAGTTATCGCCTTCTTGCTCACTGACTTGGACCGGTTTCTCTAAGGAGGCTCTACACGACATCCTCCCTTTTATGAGACTAGCTATTCCTTCTGCACTTATGGTCTG CTTAGAGATGTGGTCCTTTGAGCTTCTGGTTCTCTTATCAGGACTGCTTCCAAACCCGGTTCTCGAAACTTCTGTTCTCTCAATCTG CCTTAATACAGCAGGAACAGTATGGATGATCCCGTTTGGGCTTAGTGGTGCTGCAAg TACGAGGGTGTCAAACGAGCTAGGAGCGGGGAATCCAAGAGTGGCTAAGCTTGCGGTGCGTGTGGTCATTTGCATCGCAATCGCAGAAAGTATAGTGATTGGATTGGTTTTGATACTGATAAGGAATATATGGGGAATGGCTTACAGTAGTGAACCGGAAGTAGTCACCTATGTAGCCTCATTGATGCCGATTCTGGCCTTAGGCAATTTTCTTGACAGTCTTCAGTGTGTTCTCTCAG GGGTTGCCAGAGGATGTGGATGGCAGAAGATAGGAGCATTCATAAATCTTGGATCATATTATTTTGTTGGAGTACCTTCAGGCTTGTTACTTGGTTTTCACTTTCACGTTGGTGGTCgg GGCCTTTGGCTTGGAATCATATGCGCATTGGTTGTTCAAGTTATATGTCTTTCACTTGTCACCGTCTTTACGAATTGGGATGAAGAG GCCAAGAAAGCAACAAAAAGAGTCGAGTCTTCTTCAGGTGTGAGGGATGCTCCTCCAATGGATCCATAA